The Segatella hominis genome includes a region encoding these proteins:
- a CDS encoding DUF262 domain-containing protein has translation MSSNKINLGEYIRNRTIEIPCYQRGYIWGKKHDGSRDSVTYMLDTLKKGFDNNKKDIFVQGITIGNSLDSPVYNVIDGQQRSTFFYLLLKTLGDSAFNIKYESTRGAELEVSESPQKWLDEFSADTNCDENQKEPTQDVFFFKKTVRLIKSHELFNDKHHDVIEYLYDHIFFLIIPIQEKLAVSTFTMMNGNKANMADYELIKADLLRRASLGTGGYTNKMASEWDNISLRSRYAHEWDRWLHWWNQKEVQQMYNCSNPMGWLLKTVFDVKNESDNLFRAYENYLDSTKNVAKAAKNLFGQLRDCQHRFEIAYTDAVQYNQFGIIMRFIDRPEDKIKFIKNQFASSTVPDVEVKDLHTLYNLLLLGFTYTMISKNDLDQDYVGKYLKAITDGNLYHTGSELAYRYLLVRNVERDSELDRKFDFSIWSNRSLEHVYPKSKVLHVENNEILGGDGKLHPEFEGLKITKKGEFIQTSSIEKSYQMDTFISRASIENAWNTYQAEFGQYENVQVDSISEHSLGNLLLLYKNNNSSFGNKMPEDKRKSYFELNKDDMFASRHLLHTVFSFGRFEKFDQNAICENQKDAILDIAKRIHEVEPLLN, from the coding sequence ATGAGTAGTAATAAAATAAATTTAGGTGAATACATTAGAAATCGCACCATAGAGATTCCATGTTATCAACGTGGATATATTTGGGGTAAGAAACATGATGGTAGCAGGGATTCTGTTACTTATATGCTTGACACTCTTAAAAAAGGTTTTGATAACAATAAAAAAGATATTTTTGTTCAAGGAATAACCATAGGAAATTCCCTTGATAGCCCTGTGTATAATGTCATTGATGGACAGCAAAGAAGTACATTCTTTTATCTGTTACTTAAAACTTTAGGTGATAGTGCTTTTAACATTAAATATGAAAGTACTAGAGGTGCAGAATTAGAGGTTAGTGAGTCACCTCAAAAATGGCTCGATGAATTTTCCGCAGATACTAATTGTGATGAAAATCAGAAGGAACCAACTCAAGATGTGTTTTTTTTCAAGAAGACGGTTAGATTAATAAAAAGTCATGAACTTTTTAATGACAAGCATCATGATGTTATAGAGTATTTGTATGACCATATTTTCTTCTTAATAATTCCTATTCAAGAAAAATTGGCTGTATCTACATTTACTATGATGAATGGTAATAAGGCAAATATGGCTGATTATGAATTAATTAAAGCTGATTTGCTCCGTCGTGCTTCATTGGGTACTGGTGGTTATACAAATAAGATGGCAAGTGAATGGGACAATATTTCTTTACGAAGCCGTTACGCCCATGAATGGGATAGATGGCTTCATTGGTGGAATCAGAAAGAAGTACAGCAAATGTATAACTGCAGTAATCCAATGGGTTGGCTGTTGAAAACTGTCTTTGATGTTAAAAATGAGTCTGACAATCTCTTCCGTGCTTATGAAAACTATCTTGATTCAACTAAAAATGTAGCCAAAGCTGCCAAAAACTTGTTCGGACAGTTACGAGATTGCCAACATCGTTTCGAAATAGCTTATACAGATGCTGTTCAATATAATCAATTTGGAATCATCATGCGCTTTATAGATCGACCTGAAGATAAGATAAAGTTTATAAAGAATCAGTTTGCTTCATCGACAGTGCCTGATGTTGAAGTTAAAGACTTGCATACGTTATATAATTTGCTTTTGCTTGGATTTACATATACTATGATTTCTAAGAATGATTTAGACCAGGATTATGTTGGTAAATATTTAAAGGCAATTACTGATGGCAACCTTTATCATACAGGAAGCGAGTTGGCCTACCGTTATCTGTTAGTTCGTAATGTTGAAAGGGATTCGGAATTAGATAGAAAATTCGATTTTTCTATTTGGAGTAACCGTTCTCTGGAACATGTATATCCCAAATCCAAGGTTTTACATGTTGAGAATAATGAAATTCTAGGTGGTGATGGTAAATTGCATCCTGAGTTTGAGGGACTTAAAATAACAAAAAAGGGAGAATTTATTCAAACTTCAAGTATTGAGAAATCTTATCAGATGGACACATTTATATCAAGGGCTTCTATAGAAAATGCTTGGAATACTTATCAAGCTGAATTTGGTCAATATGAAAATGTACAAGTAGATAGCATATCAGAACATAGCTTAGGAAATTTGTTGCTCCTTTATAAAAACAACAATTCTTCTTTTGGTAATAAGATGCCAGAAGATAAAAGAAAGAGTTATTTTGAATTGAATAAGGATGATATGTTTGCCAGTCGTCATCTTTTACATACAGTATTCTCATTTGGTCGCTTTGAGAAATTTGACCAAAATGCAATCTGCGAAAATCAGAAGGATGCTATTTTAGATATAGCCAAGCGAATACATGAAGTTGAACCTTTATTAAATTAA
- a CDS encoding SprT-like domain-containing protein yields MEERITPNANILENLFNLYNMQLFDFSLETPTFIINNSKTIIGNFRYEYIGQNDNSIVIEISGRYRYTMYQLLSILIHEMLHYYLSAVYHLNTANHDKIFMDMADKLNESNDFHITPTIDLTDYERIKSKSSMNKLCDWLFG; encoded by the coding sequence ATGGAAGAAAGAATAACGCCTAATGCAAATATATTGGAGAATCTCTTCAATCTATACAATATGCAATTGTTTGATTTCTCACTTGAGACTCCAACATTCATAATCAACAACTCCAAGACAATAATTGGTAACTTCAGATATGAGTATATAGGGCAGAATGACAATTCCATTGTCATAGAAATCAGCGGGAGATACAGATACACCATGTATCAGCTGCTCAGTATCTTGATACATGAAATGCTTCATTACTACTTGTCAGCAGTCTATCATTTAAATACAGCCAACCATGATAAGATTTTCATGGATATGGCTGACAAACTTAATGAGAGCAATGATTTCCATATTACGCCTACTATAGATCTGACTGACTACGAAAGAATAAAAAGTAAATCTTCAATGAATAAACTGTGCGATTGGCTGTTTGGTTAA
- a CDS encoding transposase, whose amino-acid sequence MSKYTKIISDLRSFFAKNDDNRAIKCIMGVMEHINIRSSQIGVEKKENCKFTTLQVLNLLMLFPFFVVKNASRYSNSSLSKLFNCDKDMFYRFMNDGNVKWRKLLYAMNLQLIKKISSSTTVHHDKPVCLIIDDTDAPKTGMTTELIGRIWSHVHQKSILGYKCLTMMLSDGVSQLFLDFSLHGEEGKDKQKVQGLTAKQRKARYTEDHEGQAVKDRVDEYLMKKTDKAIDMVKYAIKRGVRFDYLLVDSWFTNTKLVRFISSRHIKCHLLGMIKLGKTNYATKHGKMNAKQIIKHLQKEKACKHNKILRCTYCTMDVKLDGVPVRLFFCKRGRKGNWNGLLTTDLSLSFLEAYRIYARRWATEVAYKDCKTLLNFGKCQSVHFAAQIASFTLTMMQYNILCTVKRFEAYETIGGLFTEVTNDTLELSVTDKIWAIILDFVLEAAERYSIDATELLADFIESNPVAHTLRNMYIYKQAS is encoded by the coding sequence GTGAGCAAATATACAAAAATTATTTCAGATCTGCGAAGCTTTTTCGCAAAAAATGACGATAATCGTGCAATTAAGTGCATTATGGGTGTGATGGAACATATAAATATACGCTCCAGCCAGATTGGAGTAGAGAAGAAAGAGAACTGCAAGTTCACCACTTTGCAGGTACTCAACCTCCTCATGCTCTTCCCGTTCTTCGTAGTCAAGAATGCGAGTCGATACTCCAACTCGTCCTTGAGTAAATTGTTCAATTGTGATAAAGACATGTTCTATCGTTTTATGAATGATGGCAACGTCAAGTGGCGCAAGTTACTATATGCAATGAATCTTCAGCTGATAAAGAAGATATCAAGCAGCACAACTGTTCATCATGACAAGCCGGTTTGTTTGATTATTGATGATACTGATGCACCTAAGACTGGTATGACGACCGAACTCATAGGAAGAATCTGGTCTCATGTTCATCAAAAGAGCATCCTTGGTTATAAGTGTCTGACCATGATGTTGTCCGATGGCGTTAGCCAGCTCTTTCTCGATTTTTCTCTTCATGGTGAGGAGGGAAAGGACAAGCAAAAGGTTCAGGGACTTACTGCTAAGCAACGCAAAGCTCGCTATACCGAGGACCACGAAGGGCAAGCGGTAAAAGATCGTGTGGATGAATATCTGATGAAGAAGACAGACAAGGCCATAGATATGGTCAAGTATGCCATCAAGCGAGGTGTTCGCTTTGATTACTTGCTCGTAGATAGCTGGTTTACAAACACTAAGCTTGTGCGTTTCATTTCCAGCAGACATATCAAGTGTCACCTGTTGGGCATGATTAAACTGGGCAAAACCAACTATGCAACGAAGCATGGCAAGATGAATGCCAAGCAAATCATCAAGCACCTGCAAAAGGAGAAGGCATGCAAACACAACAAAATACTTCGCTGTACCTATTGTACAATGGACGTTAAGTTGGATGGTGTGCCAGTCCGTTTGTTCTTTTGCAAACGAGGACGCAAGGGAAACTGGAATGGGTTGTTGACCACAGACCTTTCTCTTAGCTTCCTTGAAGCGTATCGTATTTATGCCAGACGATGGGCTACCGAAGTTGCATACAAGGATTGCAAGACCTTGCTGAACTTTGGTAAATGCCAGTCTGTACATTTTGCCGCTCAAATTGCTAGCTTCACTTTGACAATGATGCAGTATAACATCTTGTGTACAGTGAAGAGATTTGAAGCGTATGAAACCATCGGTGGTCTCTTTACAGAGGTTACCAATGACACTCTCGAGTTGTCCGTAACGGACAAGATATGGGCTATCATTTTGGACTTCGTTCTGGAAGCAGCAGAGCGTTACTCTATAGATGCTACAGAGTTGCTGGCAGATTTCATCGAAAGTAATCCTGTTGCCCATACGCTACGTAATATGTATATTTATAAACAAGCAAGTTGA
- the dnaB gene encoding replicative DNA helicase, protein MTDNRQRNNGKKGASPIDPNFAHVQPQAVEIERVVLGALMVDSDAFSVVSELLKPETFYEPRHQKIYEAIRNMNMDERPVDIMTLNDELSKMGEIDKVGGVDYLMEISSQVASAAHVESHARILAEKYMQRQLIHFAGDIETKAYDSSVDVDELMQQAEGSLFQISQNNMKQDFTQVAPVVKNAVEILQRAASNKGGLTGIPTGYVGMDEITSGWQASDLVIIAGRPAMGKTSFALSIAKNVAVDYGVPIGFFSLEMNNVQLVNRLISNVCEVSGRKILNGQLDPSDWERLDKRIGRLTDAPIYVDDTPGLSVFELRTKARRLVREKGVKIIMIDYLQLMNANGMKFGSRQEEVSTISRSLKGLAKELDIPVLALSQLSRNVENREGLEGKRPQLSDLRESGAIEQDADMVLFVHRPEYYHIYQDEKGNDLHGMAQIIIAKHRKGSTGDVLLNFRGEFTRFQDPTEAATSSPAAADGGGEIIGSRMNGGNQVPPPPIGSDGSLPF, encoded by the coding sequence ATGACAGATAATAGACAAAGAAATAATGGAAAAAAAGGAGCTTCCCCGATTGATCCTAATTTCGCACATGTTCAGCCGCAGGCTGTAGAAATCGAGAGGGTGGTGCTCGGTGCTTTGATGGTTGACTCTGATGCCTTTTCTGTGGTATCGGAGCTGCTCAAACCCGAAACTTTCTACGAACCTCGCCATCAGAAGATATACGAGGCTATCCGTAATATGAACATGGACGAACGTCCTGTGGATATTATGACGCTGAATGATGAACTCTCCAAGATGGGCGAAATTGACAAAGTGGGTGGTGTGGACTATCTGATGGAGATTTCTTCACAGGTGGCTTCTGCTGCCCATGTGGAATCTCATGCCCGTATCCTGGCGGAGAAATATATGCAGCGACAGCTGATTCATTTTGCTGGTGACATAGAAACGAAAGCCTATGACAGCAGTGTGGATGTGGATGAACTGATGCAGCAGGCGGAAGGATCCTTGTTCCAGATTTCTCAGAACAACATGAAGCAAGACTTTACGCAGGTGGCTCCTGTGGTAAAGAATGCTGTGGAAATTCTGCAGCGAGCTGCCAGCAACAAGGGTGGTCTTACCGGTATTCCTACCGGTTATGTTGGAATGGATGAGATCACTTCCGGATGGCAGGCTTCCGATCTGGTGATTATCGCAGGACGTCCTGCCATGGGTAAAACTTCCTTTGCACTAAGTATTGCCAAGAATGTGGCTGTAGACTATGGGGTTCCTATCGGCTTCTTCTCTCTTGAAATGAACAACGTCCAGCTGGTCAACCGTCTTATCAGTAATGTATGTGAGGTCTCTGGACGTAAGATTCTGAATGGTCAGCTGGACCCTTCTGACTGGGAACGACTGGACAAGAGAATCGGCAGATTGACCGATGCTCCTATCTATGTGGACGATACACCGGGCCTCTCTGTGTTTGAATTGAGAACCAAGGCCCGCCGACTGGTGCGCGAAAAAGGTGTCAAGATTATCATGATCGACTACCTGCAGCTGATGAATGCCAACGGTATGAAATTCGGCAGCCGCCAGGAGGAGGTCTCTACCATTTCCCGTTCTCTCAAGGGACTTGCCAAAGAACTGGATATTCCTGTCTTGGCTTTGTCTCAGTTGAGCCGTAACGTAGAAAACCGTGAGGGACTTGAAGGAAAACGCCCACAGCTGAGTGACCTCCGTGAGTCTGGAGCCATCGAGCAGGATGCCGATATGGTACTCTTCGTACACCGCCCGGAGTATTATCACATCTATCAGGATGAAAAGGGAAACGACCTTCATGGTATGGCACAGATCATTATCGCCAAGCACCGTAAGGGTTCTACGGGTGACGTGTTGCTCAACTTCCGTGGCGAGTTTACCCGTTTCCAGGATCCTACTGAGGCAGCAACTTCATCACCGGCAGCAGCTGATGGCGGTGGGGAAATCATTGGTTCACGTATGAATGGAGGAAATCAGGTTCCACCACCTCCTATCGGATCTGATGGCTCTTTGCCGTTCTAA
- a CDS encoding DUF1738 domain-containing protein: protein MNNTMNKSLGERFVMGWQSIFGKGEATGEKKPFPKDHFFSSEEVDFLSSSTEELNILEKWAIQLSKWARDKAQWDKKLPGVKWKDGILTTWIDGVPQADTKTRQAERLQILKVEGYHIPSHYETIIEDKVGTDLVGKFFKNSSSKTNPVIMVDVYHRDMQKGPTVSISSYDNPASNPKLQELTLAEFQAMLSSQKFKRLSHKESTEWKQEREKIGIAGSELKQLIKDIGRSYPPTLGGSFSADLQEVLYSKHFGKNIIPQMWTLSGDSEVVVGVYMAEKCDKVHHVNINASNAYLYQELINAVKNLVNRENLDAQLDKLTTLMGNKIGDITIVALKESHHIATSHGMIDGLVLSSNRKLSAFKNPNHEEVPLTLDDNPSIREGLIDEGLREIKLLNRESKAHSERLQMLTKELSLILGGQDELNKRMSKFEFQQKRIQEEQKRQLIPVHDNTKEEIKDIKPYFDSLKDKSNALSGDVELLLSGSEVSNLYSRYESLEEEYYGSVCFLCPEDRKDLEDKINQSYTNYKNKVMSLVEAYQGLSQDAASPAPRQKVIQLHELSEAFVSPEKGRWHTDDFKQKEAYIRYGKLIAEKLNLQLTYPEIPWLQAPKAIPHTSHGDAYHGKDALVLALLAEKEGYELPLYVTQEEIQKANLRVDMRKEPFPLITGQGILLLYNIEQTDLPQRDPSRWEWLKSRFGQQDQASVSSLLRLKEVGSYPANIHFDGKKDIASYSSKEDCIHLSPQHCYDRQDDFYRDLSIGLMRSTRIRESQITSYENLVKEDLLAHIGSAMIGQKYQFEVRSLSHNKFWKELLQDNPSFTKNALAAAERSTGIIFQYAEKASTSENYGKSIDLRSTTPIEQDVDGNGIVESQENLAADNKQGANKESSNELPSPHHALKTKHSITK from the coding sequence ATGAACAATACAATGAATAAAAGTTTGGGGGAACGGTTCGTCATGGGATGGCAGTCTATCTTTGGTAAAGGCGAAGCAACCGGTGAGAAGAAACCTTTTCCCAAGGATCACTTCTTTTCTTCTGAGGAAGTAGATTTTCTCTCTTCTTCCACGGAAGAGCTGAATATCCTGGAAAAATGGGCGATTCAGTTGAGCAAATGGGCTAGAGATAAGGCTCAATGGGATAAGAAACTGCCTGGAGTAAAATGGAAGGATGGTATTCTCACCACCTGGATTGATGGAGTCCCGCAAGCTGACACAAAGACAAGGCAAGCTGAACGTTTGCAAATTTTGAAGGTAGAAGGCTATCATATCCCCTCACACTATGAAACCATCATCGAGGATAAGGTGGGAACTGATTTGGTTGGTAAGTTTTTTAAAAATTCAAGCAGCAAGACAAATCCTGTGATAATGGTGGATGTCTATCATCGGGATATGCAGAAGGGGCCTACTGTTTCAATCTCATCTTATGACAATCCTGCTTCAAATCCAAAGCTTCAAGAATTGACATTGGCGGAGTTTCAGGCGATGCTATCATCCCAAAAGTTCAAGCGTTTATCTCATAAAGAATCCACGGAATGGAAACAAGAGAGGGAGAAGATTGGGATAGCTGGCTCTGAACTCAAACAACTAATCAAGGACATAGGGCGTAGCTATCCTCCTACCCTAGGTGGTTCATTCTCAGCAGACTTGCAAGAAGTTCTTTATTCTAAACATTTTGGAAAAAATATTATTCCTCAAATGTGGACGCTTTCGGGTGATTCTGAGGTGGTTGTTGGAGTATATATGGCTGAGAAGTGTGACAAAGTTCACCATGTTAACATCAATGCAAGCAATGCTTATCTCTATCAAGAGCTCATCAATGCCGTCAAAAATTTGGTTAACAGAGAGAATTTGGATGCGCAATTGGATAAGCTAACCACTTTGATGGGTAATAAGATTGGTGATATTACAATTGTTGCGCTCAAGGAAAGCCATCATATCGCTACTTCTCATGGCATGATTGATGGTTTGGTTTTATCTTCCAATAGAAAGTTGTCGGCCTTCAAGAATCCTAACCATGAAGAAGTACCCCTTACTTTAGATGATAATCCGTCTATTCGTGAGGGGCTGATAGATGAAGGTTTAAGAGAAATCAAACTCTTGAACAGAGAAAGCAAAGCTCATTCAGAACGTCTGCAAATGCTTACCAAGGAATTATCCTTGATTCTAGGCGGGCAAGATGAACTGAATAAGCGTATGAGTAAGTTTGAGTTTCAACAGAAGAGGATTCAGGAGGAACAAAAGCGACAACTCATTCCTGTTCACGATAATACAAAAGAGGAGATCAAAGACATCAAACCCTACTTTGACTCCTTGAAAGACAAGAGCAATGCCCTTTCAGGAGACGTTGAACTACTCTTATCTGGCAGTGAGGTGAGTAACTTATATAGCCGATATGAATCACTTGAGGAAGAGTATTATGGTAGTGTTTGCTTCCTCTGCCCAGAGGACAGAAAGGATTTGGAAGACAAAATCAACCAAAGCTATACGAACTATAAGAATAAGGTAATGTCTCTTGTGGAAGCTTATCAGGGACTTTCTCAAGACGCAGCCTCCCCTGCTCCACGGCAAAAAGTTATCCAACTTCATGAACTCTCAGAAGCCTTCGTTTCTCCGGAGAAAGGACGATGGCACACTGATGATTTCAAGCAAAAAGAGGCCTATATTCGATATGGTAAACTTATAGCAGAGAAGTTAAACTTGCAATTAACCTATCCGGAAATTCCTTGGTTGCAAGCTCCAAAGGCCATACCTCACACTTCTCATGGTGATGCCTATCACGGGAAAGATGCTCTTGTCTTGGCACTTTTGGCGGAAAAGGAAGGCTACGAATTACCTTTGTATGTCACCCAAGAAGAGATACAAAAGGCGAACTTAAGAGTTGATATGAGAAAAGAGCCGTTTCCTCTCATCACAGGACAGGGCATCCTGCTGCTGTATAATATAGAGCAAACTGACCTTCCCCAGAGAGACCCGTCAAGATGGGAATGGTTGAAATCACGCTTTGGCCAGCAAGACCAGGCAAGTGTGTCTTCCCTTTTAAGATTGAAGGAGGTGGGATCCTACCCTGCCAACATCCACTTTGATGGTAAAAAGGATATTGCCAGCTATAGCAGTAAGGAAGATTGTATCCATCTGTCACCTCAACACTGCTATGATAGACAGGATGACTTTTATAGAGACCTCTCGATAGGCCTTATGAGAAGTACTAGAATCAGGGAGAGCCAGATAACTAGTTATGAGAATCTGGTTAAGGAAGATTTGCTTGCCCATATCGGTAGTGCCATGATTGGCCAGAAGTATCAGTTTGAGGTACGAAGCTTGAGCCATAATAAGTTTTGGAAAGAACTCCTCCAAGATAATCCATCGTTCACCAAGAATGCTCTTGCGGCAGCCGAACGCTCCACTGGAATCATCTTTCAGTATGCAGAAAAGGCAAGCACATCGGAGAACTATGGAAAAAGCATTGACCTAAGAAGTACCACTCCCATCGAGCAAGATGTAGATGGCAATGGCATCGTGGAAAGCCAAGAGAACTTGGCTGCCGATAACAAGCAAGGAGCTAATAAGGAGTCATCCAATGAACTTCCTAGTCCTCATCATGCCTTGAAAACTAAACACTCGATAACCAAATAA
- a CDS encoding DUF262 domain-containing protein, which translates to MNDINEKIGYKLQSSHLYNMEGLFVNSDNAKIVIPDLQREYCWGTVGSLVSDFVSNLITHFTNNKSEELIMGLIYGYYEKERPYLQLCDGQQRLTTLYLLMGMLNLYSLKNEFKDYLISDFELKDDDKEPTLLYAIRDSSLYFLSDLVCHFFIDSDFVSNESPSDYIMSRPWWFVEYNEDPTIKSMLAALNTIQTLIKENFSDDINKISLFGHYVASQLLFIYYDMGGREEGEETFVIINTTGEPLSSTENLKPLVVTNGTENEKVWKKNSAIWEKIDNYFWQYENRAENSDTSDAGMYEFLRIVAALYNPMDAMLEYLSEDKYFFPYKDITVDMIDSVFSVYKSIADNPALKENCDLLNLSDKAIVGKKKTLKDYFVVLPVLAFMLHAKNPSDLDIERVYRLFENMTRYTDINSKSNQIADAILLMEYFKNIANCDVCTLLDDTSIHAKKILSPEERMRLAIYRKNPNCRQQIESIFNNLSSRYSNLLKGRVSNLVKWSGALCSDNFFSIHDFKVITEKFEKIFFNYNQTVSDLTAISYACFANMKDYPVSTNSTNYSFLYHLTDWNERLFSEKSNLSQLASNFGEYLNSLSENNIHESQIMMITNWLNQTSNASSDLYFFIKYFESMNFFNDNQGNIKFNDGFWGRQLCIKDPRFCQIIYSSYNNYRDIYLYGNDWIVSGEKASNWKIINCYNENSYVCLFTDHKKYDIAIDLTLSDDARNGQIYLFKRGDINRKHFDLSKIFELPMFKGSTSEDNGRKTVLMPTTEVLANFSKIKDEIDNGLSCKIS; encoded by the coding sequence ATGAATGACATTAATGAAAAGATTGGATATAAACTCCAATCCAGCCATTTATACAATATGGAAGGGTTGTTTGTAAATTCAGACAATGCCAAAATAGTCATACCCGATTTGCAAAGAGAATATTGTTGGGGTACCGTTGGAAGTTTAGTTTCAGACTTTGTTTCAAATTTAATTACGCATTTCACTAATAATAAGTCCGAAGAACTTATTATGGGACTCATTTATGGATATTACGAAAAAGAGCGTCCATACTTACAATTATGTGATGGTCAACAGCGTTTGACTACACTATATTTGCTAATGGGCATGCTCAATCTATATTCATTAAAAAATGAATTTAAAGATTATCTTATTTCTGATTTTGAGTTAAAAGACGATGATAAGGAACCTACTTTGTTGTATGCAATAAGAGATTCCTCATTATATTTTTTGTCAGATTTAGTATGCCATTTTTTTATTGATTCAGATTTTGTTAGCAATGAATCTCCATCAGATTATATTATGAGTAGACCATGGTGGTTTGTAGAATATAATGAAGACCCAACTATAAAAAGCATGTTAGCTGCATTAAATACAATACAGACTTTGATAAAAGAAAACTTTTCTGACGATATAAATAAGATAAGTCTTTTTGGTCATTATGTTGCTAGCCAGCTTCTTTTTATCTATTATGATATGGGAGGCCGTGAAGAAGGAGAGGAAACTTTCGTGATCATCAACACTACAGGTGAGCCATTGTCCTCAACTGAGAACTTAAAACCTCTTGTTGTGACAAATGGAACAGAGAATGAAAAAGTTTGGAAGAAGAATAGTGCAATTTGGGAAAAAATTGACAACTATTTTTGGCAATATGAAAACCGAGCAGAAAATTCTGACACATCAGATGCCGGAATGTACGAGTTTTTGAGGATTGTTGCAGCTCTATACAATCCCATGGATGCTATGCTTGAATATTTATCTGAGGATAAGTATTTTTTCCCATACAAAGATATTACTGTGGATATGATAGATTCTGTTTTTTCAGTATATAAGTCTATTGCTGATAATCCTGCATTGAAGGAAAATTGTGACCTTTTGAATCTCTCAGATAAAGCAATTGTGGGGAAAAAGAAGACTTTGAAGGATTATTTTGTTGTTTTACCAGTTTTGGCCTTTATGCTTCATGCGAAAAATCCTTCAGATTTAGATATAGAGAGAGTATATAGACTATTTGAAAATATGACTCGTTATACAGATATAAATAGTAAATCAAATCAAATTGCAGATGCAATATTGTTGATGGAATATTTCAAGAATATTGCCAATTGTGATGTTTGTACATTACTTGATGATACAAGCATTCATGCAAAGAAGATTCTTTCTCCTGAAGAGAGGATGCGTTTAGCTATTTATCGAAAAAATCCGAATTGTCGCCAACAAATAGAATCAATATTTAACAACCTATCAAGTAGATATTCTAATCTTCTGAAAGGGCGTGTCTCAAATCTTGTAAAATGGTCAGGGGCGCTTTGTTCTGATAATTTCTTTAGCATTCATGATTTCAAAGTAATCACAGAGAAGTTCGAGAAGATTTTCTTTAATTATAACCAAACTGTATCAGATTTAACGGCCATTTCATATGCTTGCTTTGCAAATATGAAAGATTATCCTGTTAGCACAAACAGTACAAACTATTCGTTCTTGTATCATTTGACCGATTGGAATGAACGTCTTTTCTCAGAGAAAAGCAATCTATCACAATTGGCATCAAATTTTGGTGAGTATTTGAATTCTCTTTCCGAGAATAATATTCATGAATCCCAAATCATGATGATTACAAATTGGTTAAATCAAACTTCTAATGCTTCTAGTGATTTATATTTCTTTATAAAATATTTTGAGAGCATGAACTTCTTTAATGATAATCAGGGAAATATTAAATTTAATGATGGTTTTTGGGGAAGACAGCTTTGCATAAAAGATCCGAGATTCTGTCAAATTATTTATAGTTCTTATAATAATTATAGGGATATATACTTGTATGGCAATGATTGGATTGTGAGTGGTGAAAAAGCTTCAAATTGGAAAATCATTAACTGTTACAATGAAAATTCGTATGTGTGCCTCTTCACAGATCATAAAAAATATGATATAGCCATTGATTTAACTCTAAGTGATGATGCAAGAAATGGTCAAATTTATTTGTTTAAACGTGGTGATATTAATCGTAAACATTTTGATTTAAGTAAGATTTTTGAATTACCAATGTTTAAGGGCTCAACATCCGAGGATAATGGTCGGAAAACTGTTTTGATGCCAACAACCGAGGTCTTAGCTAATTTCTCTAAGATAAAAGATGAGATAGACAATGGCTTATCTTGTAAAATTAGTTAA
- a CDS encoding DUF559 domain-containing protein, whose translation MNDKLQKNPKGTYIRETREMAENAAKKNPECNFIGLDEYLPTLYPGKTWIHDKPFGKRSGKSYRIRPDYLCEEEKIIIEFDGLQHYTNPANIRKDRKNQAIYEGEGFKVIRIPYFINLTKEVIKEMFGITVIDEKFDPAVPSMSAKWSNTPAYCCYQGIMRMAEEFKRYPQQYKVNIDQLEADNDEELSGAELLKAAMKGKLF comes from the coding sequence ATGAATGATAAACTTCAAAAAAATCCGAAAGGTACATACATCAGAGAAACCAGAGAGATGGCAGAAAATGCCGCAAAGAAGAATCCGGAATGCAATTTCATTGGACTGGATGAATATTTACCTACCCTGTATCCCGGTAAAACCTGGATTCACGATAAACCATTCGGAAAACGCAGCGGAAAGAGCTACCGAATCCGTCCGGACTACCTATGTGAAGAAGAAAAGATCATCATAGAGTTTGACGGACTCCAGCACTATACAAATCCAGCGAACATCAGAAAAGACCGTAAGAACCAGGCCATCTATGAAGGCGAAGGGTTCAAGGTGATACGTATCCCCTACTTCATCAATCTCACTAAAGAGGTCATTAAAGAGATGTTCGGCATTACAGTAATAGATGAAAAGTTTGATCCTGCAGTACCATCCATGTCTGCTAAATGGTCCAATACACCTGCTTACTGCTGCTATCAGGGAATCATGCGTATGGCCGAGGAATTCAAACGCTATCCTCAGCAATATAAAGTGAACATTGACCAACTGGAAGCTGACAATGATGAAGAGCTATCAGGGGCAGAGCTTTTAAAAGCTGCTATGAAAGGAAAACTGTTTTAG